A single window of Taeniopygia guttata chromosome 1, bTaeGut7.mat, whole genome shotgun sequence DNA harbors:
- the APOO gene encoding MICOS complex subunit MIC26 isoform X1: MFKVIRLGAAPVSLSLLSVQVYAASSEKTSKKELLKIEELSLYSSPARETKYVENPKTELEEGVSRLRHVMEPYTAWCQDLYAKAMPKLEKAVEHGREGYEFLQKPPAGFYPRLGVISFAGIIGLFLARGSKIKKLVYPAALMGISTSMYYPQQAVAIAKVAGTQLYDWSLQGYIAVEALWKDNPKKKKSEEKGGKGDAVGDKPLEVHAASNKEQTQK; encoded by the exons ATGTTCAAG GTAATTCGGCTGGGGGCCGCCCCTGTCAGCCTGAGCTTGCTCTCTGTCCAGGTTTATGCTGCTTCTTCAGAGAAGACTTCCAAAAAGGAGTTGCTGAAAATTGAGGAG CTGTCACTGTACTCCTCCCCAGCTCGTGAGACTAAATATGTGGAGAATCCCAAAACCGAATTGGAAGAGGGGGTTTCCCGTTTACGGCATGTTATGGAGCCATATACAGCCTGGTGTCAG GATCTTTATGCCAAAGCTATGCCCAAGTTAGAAAAAGCTGTTGAGCATGGTAGAG AGGGCTATGAATTTCTCCAAAAACCACCTGCTGGATTTTATCCAAGACTTGGTGTGATAAGTTTTGCTGGAATTATTGGATTGTTTCTTGCTCGAG GctcaaaaataaagaagttgGTGTATCCTGCAGCTCTCATGGGTATCAGTACCTCCATGTATTACCCTCAGCAAGCGGTTGCTATTGCAAAG GTTGCTGGCACACAGCTGTATGACTGGAGTCTTCAAGGATATATTGCTGTAGAGGCTCTTTGGAAGGATAATCCTAAGAAGaagaaatcagaggaaaaaggTGGTAAG gGTGATGCAGTGGGTGACAAGCCCCTGGAAGTCCATGCTGCTTCAAATAAAGAGCAAACCCAGAAGTAG
- the APOO gene encoding MICOS complex subunit MIC26 isoform X2, producing the protein MVIRLGAAPVSLSLLSVQVYAASSEKTSKKELLKIEELSLYSSPARETKYVENPKTELEEGVSRLRHVMEPYTAWCQDLYAKAMPKLEKAVEHGREGYEFLQKPPAGFYPRLGVISFAGIIGLFLARGSKIKKLVYPAALMGISTSMYYPQQAVAIAKVAGTQLYDWSLQGYIAVEALWKDNPKKKKSEEKGGKGDAVGDKPLEVHAASNKEQTQK; encoded by the exons ATG GTAATTCGGCTGGGGGCCGCCCCTGTCAGCCTGAGCTTGCTCTCTGTCCAGGTTTATGCTGCTTCTTCAGAGAAGACTTCCAAAAAGGAGTTGCTGAAAATTGAGGAG CTGTCACTGTACTCCTCCCCAGCTCGTGAGACTAAATATGTGGAGAATCCCAAAACCGAATTGGAAGAGGGGGTTTCCCGTTTACGGCATGTTATGGAGCCATATACAGCCTGGTGTCAG GATCTTTATGCCAAAGCTATGCCCAAGTTAGAAAAAGCTGTTGAGCATGGTAGAG AGGGCTATGAATTTCTCCAAAAACCACCTGCTGGATTTTATCCAAGACTTGGTGTGATAAGTTTTGCTGGAATTATTGGATTGTTTCTTGCTCGAG GctcaaaaataaagaagttgGTGTATCCTGCAGCTCTCATGGGTATCAGTACCTCCATGTATTACCCTCAGCAAGCGGTTGCTATTGCAAAG GTTGCTGGCACACAGCTGTATGACTGGAGTCTTCAAGGATATATTGCTGTAGAGGCTCTTTGGAAGGATAATCCTAAGAAGaagaaatcagaggaaaaaggTGGTAAG gGTGATGCAGTGGGTGACAAGCCCCTGGAAGTCCATGCTGCTTCAAATAAAGAGCAAACCCAGAAGTAG